The region TCGCGTCGATGTTCTGGGAGCCATGGTGGCCGCCTTGAGCATCTTCTCAGGTGAATGCCCACTCGATGAAGCCCGCGCGATTGCCGATCTGCTGGATGCAGTTCATAGCCCGGAAATGAGCCGCGATCTGATTCACAGGCTCTGGGAAGAACGAGCCATTCTTCCCGGCTTCGGGCCCCGCATTCCCCGCGGAGGCGATGCCCGTGTCTGTGTTCTTAGCGATTGGGCCGATCAGCTCTCCGATCAGCCCGATTTTGAGGTCTGGGAGGAGCATGCCGACTGGATCGAAGCCGCCGCCTGGGAAGTTGCCGAACAAGGGCCCACACTTCTTTGGGCCGTCGTCAGAATGATGAAGTATCTTGGATTACCAGTGGATGCTGCTCCCGTCGTGATTTCCACAGGGCGCGTCGCCGGTTGGATGGCTCATTACATGGAACAGATCCGCACCACCTGGAAGCTGAGACCGCTGGGAGCCTACATCGGGCCAACCGATTTGCAGTTTTTACCCGTTGATGACCGCAGTGCATAACAACAGTTGAGTCCGATGATGGGAACACAAATTTTCAGAAAAGATTTTCCCCGATTTCATACCCCTGAAGAGTAATGGAATGGTTCCTTCATCACTCAATTGAATACGAAAACGAACTCCCAAACCTTCACAACCATTACGTCACGATTTCCTTCCGAGAGTCTCCACGAAGAAAGCCCACATTCGGAGCAGATCATTGTCCCGCAGGCCATTGATCATCCCCGCTCTGCAAAGGTTGATTGTATGACCCCACCTACTGCCGCCATCACTCCCCCTGTCGCCAAACTTTTCCGCTCCTCACCGACCGATGCGGCTTTCCAGGTCTGTATTGAACCGACTTGCCGGGCGACCTATGCCGTCGATCAGACACTCACTTCATGCACAGCCTGCGGAAGTCTGCTCGATATTGGCTACGACTGGAATCGAATCCGCGTGCCGGGCTCGATGCGCTGGTTCGAACAGCGCTGGAGCCGCCGCAATCAGCCTCTCGATTTCAGCGGCGTCTGGCGTTTTCGCGAGTTGTTCCCCTTCGCTCCCGAAGAGTCGATTGTCACCATTGGAGAAGGTCAGACGATTCTCCAGAACTCAGCCGCTGTAGCCAGTTACGTCGGTGTGCAGCACGGAAATCTGTTTTTGCAGTACGAAGGGCTCAATCCCTCCGGCAGCTTCAAAGATAACGGCATGACTGCCGCCGCCACACATGCCCGCATGGTGGGAGCTCATGTGGCTGCATGTGCCTCGACAGGCAATACGAGCGCATCACTGGCCATCTACGCCAGCTCGACCAAAGCCTTCAGGACTGTGGTGTTCATCGGGAGTGGCAAGATTGCCTTCGGGAAGCTCTCACAGGCTCTTGATTACGATGCCTGCACAGTCCAGATCATGGGTGACTTTGACGACGCCCTGGCTCGCGTTCGCGAAGTTTCTTCCGAGCGAGGCATCTACTTGTGCAACAGTGTCAACCCGTTCCGCCTCGAAGGCCAGAAGTCGATCATGTATCGAGTTCTCGAAGGTCTCGGCTGGGAAGTTCCTGACTGGATTGTGGTTCCCGGTGGTAATCTCGGGAACAGCAGTTCGTTCGGCAAGGCCTTGGCCGAACTGAAGCAACTGGGCCTGATTGATCGCATCCCGCGACTGGCCGTCATCAACGCTCACGGAGCCAACACTCTGCAGCAGCTTTACAATGAGCATCATGTCCGCTGGAATAATGGCAATGTTCCTTTGGAGACCATCAACCGGTTTTATGCCGAAATGGATCTCAATTCCCGCCGTGCCGATACCATTGCCAGTGCCATTGAGATCAACCGCCCCGTCAATCTGATGAAGTGCCTGCGAGCTCTCGAAACCTGTGACGGCGTCGTTCGCGATGTTCATGATCAGGAAATTCTCGACGCCAAGGCGCAGGTGGGAGCAGGCGGTTTCGGCTGCGAGCCAGCCAGTGCTGCCAGTGTGGCCGGTGCCCGTCTTCTGCGGGCACAAGGTGTAATCGCGCCTTCCGACCGAGTGGTGTGCATTCTCACTGGCCATCAACTCAAAGATCCCGATGCCACCGTCGCGTATCACTCGGGGAATCGTGACATGTTTGAATCGAAGCTGGCTCGCCGTGGCGTGACCGAAACACCCTTCCGCAATATGCCGCAGGGTGTCGAGAATGATCTGGGGAAGATTCTGGAACTCCTCGCCCGGCTCGATTAGACTTTCGTCACCTGCCTTTCAGATGAAATCAGCACCCAGGATTCTGGTGAGGATCAGCCGGAGGATGCGACTTCATCTGTTGGACTGGCAGAGGCAAATGGCAGAGCCAGTTGCATGAGACTTCGTCCCTCCCCCGGACATGTCAGCCATGCCTCAATCACCATTCGAAGAACTTGAGTATCTGGCGGATTTTCTCCCTTCAAACGGAGAATCCATTGTGGTTTCCCGCCGCGATGGGGAACTTGTCTGCGAAGCTGTCAAAAATCTGCAGAAATCCGATCCTCTGGACGACCCGGCTCTCTACGGTCGACTCGTGCAGATCAACGAGCGTTTGCAACGTCTTTCCGTACGGCCAATTGTCATTGGTGTGCTGGGTTGGTTCTGGCTGTGTGTAGCCCACCATCAAGCGATGGATGTCGGCGTCTCGGGTTGGTTTTTGGATGTGGGCTTCGGGTTGCTGATTGGTGTCGCAATCAGTTCGTGGATTCAGTACCGCCAGTGGAAGCTCTTCCGCAAGATTCATCATGAATCGCTGGCCCGCCAACTCCGGCAATCGCGAATTGATCAGCACACCTTGATCGGCGCACTCAGACATCAACCCGAATTGCGTCTGCTCTTCTCGCAACTCGTGCAGGCCACCTCACACTAATACGCTTTCCGTAAAGAAATAGCGCTCTGTGTGCCATGCTTGCAGCTCTGGGCAAGCATGTTTTCACAACCAACCAAGTGCAGTTGTTTCCCTGGAACCGTATAAGTTGCCAATCGCGCTTGTTTGTCCGACTCAGTCATTTTTAGGCGCTATCCCCAACCCTGCGCGGATGTTGGCCTGGATTTCATCGCGGGTCAGGCGCCCATCGACATCAATAACAAGTTCCTTTTTGCGGAAGAGTTCCAGCGCCGGTTCGGTTTTCGTGCGATAGTCGTTTAGCCTCGATCGAATGGCATCGTGATTGTCATCATCCCGCTGAACGAGCTTGCCATTGCAGACATCGCACACATCATCCTGTGCAGGGCGATGGAAAATCAGATTGTAATCCAGCC is a window of Planctopirus limnophila DSM 3776 DNA encoding:
- the thrC gene encoding threonine synthase, with the protein product MTPPTAAITPPVAKLFRSSPTDAAFQVCIEPTCRATYAVDQTLTSCTACGSLLDIGYDWNRIRVPGSMRWFEQRWSRRNQPLDFSGVWRFRELFPFAPEESIVTIGEGQTILQNSAAVASYVGVQHGNLFLQYEGLNPSGSFKDNGMTAAATHARMVGAHVAACASTGNTSASLAIYASSTKAFRTVVFIGSGKIAFGKLSQALDYDACTVQIMGDFDDALARVREVSSERGIYLCNSVNPFRLEGQKSIMYRVLEGLGWEVPDWIVVPGGNLGNSSSFGKALAELKQLGLIDRIPRLAVINAHGANTLQQLYNEHHVRWNNGNVPLETINRFYAEMDLNSRRADTIASAIEINRPVNLMKCLRALETCDGVVRDVHDQEILDAKAQVGAGGFGCEPASAASVAGARLLRAQGVIAPSDRVVCILTGHQLKDPDATVAYHSGNRDMFESKLARRGVTETPFRNMPQGVENDLGKILELLARLD